Proteins from a single region of Diaphorobacter limosus:
- a CDS encoding hybrid sensor histidine kinase/response regulator has protein sequence MWSAWRIARPLRELAQGAERIGAGQLSHRIALHSGDELERLGERFNSMAAELQASHDNLGRQVEERTRELSDANRAKSRLLAAASHDLRQPLHALNLMVAQWRRDPDAAERRRLGLRVEQAIAAINALFDGLLDVSKLDAGVIRPQVEAFPVQRLLDRMDVAHAAAARDKGLELRIRPCDAWVASDPVLLERILGNLVANAVRYTRSGAMLLGCRRTRAGLRIAVWDTGIGIAPDKQERIFDEFYRLDAEGGAADGGLGLGLSIVARLAGLLGHQVSVRSVPGRGSCFAVTVPETASQPHLPTAANDSAIDALQGRRVLVIDNNAQVLASTARLLEGWGCCVLAAHGAPDHVHGPVDLLLVDMRLDHGDDGVAAISRLRRQWGRDVPALILTGDTAIGTRERIAASGLPMLEKPVSALRLRSALTRLLQRG, from the coding sequence CATCGCCCGGCCGCTGCGCGAGCTGGCCCAGGGCGCAGAGCGGATCGGCGCCGGGCAGTTGTCGCACCGCATCGCCCTGCATTCCGGCGATGAACTGGAGCGGTTGGGCGAGCGTTTCAACAGCATGGCCGCTGAGCTGCAGGCCAGCCACGACAACCTGGGGCGGCAGGTGGAAGAGCGCACGCGCGAGCTGTCGGATGCGAACCGTGCCAAGTCGCGCCTGCTGGCCGCCGCCAGCCACGACCTGCGCCAGCCACTGCACGCGCTGAACCTGATGGTGGCGCAATGGCGGCGTGACCCCGATGCCGCCGAGCGCCGGCGCCTGGGGCTGCGTGTGGAGCAGGCCATCGCCGCCATCAATGCGCTGTTCGACGGCCTGCTGGACGTGTCCAAGCTGGACGCGGGCGTCATCCGCCCGCAGGTGGAGGCGTTCCCGGTACAGCGCCTGCTCGACCGCATGGACGTGGCGCACGCGGCGGCCGCGCGGGACAAGGGGCTGGAGCTGCGCATTCGCCCTTGCGACGCCTGGGTGGCCAGCGATCCAGTGCTGCTCGAGCGCATCCTCGGCAACCTGGTCGCCAACGCGGTGCGCTACACGCGCAGCGGGGCCATGCTGCTGGGCTGCCGGCGCACGCGGGCCGGGCTGCGCATCGCCGTGTGGGATACCGGGATCGGCATCGCGCCCGACAAGCAGGAGCGCATCTTCGATGAGTTTTACCGGCTCGACGCCGAAGGCGGCGCGGCCGATGGCGGACTGGGGCTGGGCCTGTCCATCGTCGCGCGGCTGGCCGGTTTGCTTGGCCACCAGGTCAGCGTGCGCTCGGTTCCCGGACGGGGTTCATGCTTCGCGGTCACGGTGCCCGAAACCGCCAGCCAGCCGCACCTCCCCACGGCTGCGAACGACTCCGCCATCGATGCATTGCAGGGCCGCCGGGTGCTGGTCATCGACAACAACGCGCAGGTGCTGGCGAGCACGGCGCGGCTGCTCGAAGGCTGGGGGTGCTGCGTGCTGGCTGCGCACGGCGCGCCGGATCACGTGCATGGCCCGGTCGATCTGCTGCTGGTGGACATGCGCCTGGACCACGGCGATGACGGCGTTGCGGCCATCTCGCGCCTGCGCCGCCAGTGGGGGCGGGATGTGCCCGCGCTCATCCTGACGGGCGACACCGCCATTGGCACGCGCGAGCGCATCGCCGCCAGCGGCCTGCCCATGCTGGAAAAGCCGGTTTCGGCGTTGCGCCTGCGCTCGGCGCTGACGCGGCTGCTTCAGCGCGGTTGA
- a CDS encoding nitrate/nitrite transporter, with translation MAPASHSAAQDPRRNRQAWSVLIVSTLAFTVCFMVWMMFGIIGIPIKKMLDLNATQFGLLTAMPVLTGSLVRVPLGIWTDKYGGRIVMAVLMAITVPAIWVMGYASEYWHFLVIGLFVGLAGGAFSVGTPYVARWFPRHRQGTAMGVYGAGNSGAAVNKFVAPVILVAFGWAAVPHVYAAIMLGALLLFWFFSHSDPSHLVASNISFTDQLKALKDPRVLKYCQYYSIVFGGYVALSLWMVQYYVGEYGLDIRVAALLAACFSLPGGVLRAIGGVLSDRYGAHSVTWWVMWVSWICLFLLSYPQTAFTIQTVNGPSTFHIGLNVYVFTAVMAVLGVAWAFGKASVFKYISDDYPGNIGAISGIVGLAGGMGGFILPIMFGALMDWTGIRSSAFMLMYGVVWVSLIWMYWTEVRRTDVMTGQGVAAATPAAR, from the coding sequence ATGGCACCCGCGTCGCATTCCGCGGCACAAGACCCCCGCCGCAACCGCCAGGCCTGGTCGGTGCTCATCGTCAGCACCCTGGCCTTCACCGTCTGCTTCATGGTCTGGATGATGTTCGGCATCATCGGCATCCCGATCAAGAAGATGCTGGACTTGAACGCCACGCAGTTCGGTCTGCTGACGGCCATGCCGGTGCTCACGGGGTCGCTGGTGCGCGTGCCGCTCGGTATCTGGACGGACAAATACGGTGGGCGCATCGTCATGGCCGTGCTGATGGCCATCACCGTGCCCGCCATCTGGGTCATGGGCTACGCCAGCGAGTATTGGCACTTTTTGGTCATAGGCCTGTTCGTGGGCCTGGCCGGCGGCGCGTTTTCGGTGGGCACGCCCTATGTGGCGCGCTGGTTCCCCAGACACCGCCAGGGCACGGCCATGGGCGTGTACGGCGCCGGCAACTCGGGCGCGGCGGTGAACAAGTTCGTCGCCCCGGTGATCCTGGTGGCCTTTGGCTGGGCGGCGGTGCCCCATGTCTACGCGGCCATCATGCTGGGGGCGCTGCTGCTGTTCTGGTTCTTCAGCCACAGCGACCCCAGCCACCTGGTGGCCAGCAACATCAGCTTCACCGACCAGCTCAAGGCGCTGAAAGATCCGCGCGTGCTCAAGTACTGCCAGTACTACAGCATCGTGTTCGGCGGCTATGTGGCGCTCAGCCTGTGGATGGTGCAGTACTACGTGGGCGAATATGGCCTGGACATCCGCGTCGCCGCGCTGCTGGCGGCCTGCTTCTCGCTGCCCGGCGGCGTGCTGCGGGCGATTGGCGGCGTCTTGAGCGACCGGTACGGCGCGCACAGCGTCACCTGGTGGGTGATGTGGGTGAGCTGGATCTGCCTGTTCCTGCTGTCCTACCCGCAGACCGCCTTCACCATCCAGACGGTGAACGGCCCCAGCACCTTCCACATCGGCCTGAACGTCTATGTGTTCACCGCGGTCATGGCCGTGCTTGGCGTGGCCTGGGCCTTCGGCAAGGCCAGCGTGTTCAAGTACATCAGTGACGACTACCCCGGCAACATCGGCGCCATCAGCGGCATCGTGGGTCTTGCCGGCGGCATGGGCGGCTTCATCCTGCCGATCATGTTTGGCGCGCTCATGGACTGGACGGGCATCCGCTCCAGCGCCTTCATGCTGATGTATGGCGTGGTCTGGGTGTCGCTGATCTGGATGTACTGGACCGAGGTGCGCCGCACCGATGTGATGACCGGCCAGGGTGTGGCAGCCGCCACGCCCGCCGCCCGCTGA
- a CDS encoding response regulator, whose translation MNFLVVDDHPLVREALASLLLELRPGSRVQQAASGAEAITALGCGQAVDLVLLDLRLPDGSGLDLLRRIGAASIGTAVVMLSGDLDRQTVQEALAAGAVGYVPKTEPREIIAGALGLVLAGGVYVPPVALQTAARTFDTRAATPEALGLTGRQLEVLALLMQGKNNKLICRALGLAEPTVKNHVSAILRALGVDSRTEAVLAVTRLGWALPQPR comes from the coding sequence ATGAACTTCCTGGTCGTCGATGACCATCCCCTGGTGCGCGAGGCGCTCGCATCCTTGTTGCTGGAGTTGAGGCCGGGCTCGAGGGTGCAGCAGGCGGCGAGCGGCGCGGAGGCGATCACGGCCCTGGGCTGCGGCCAGGCGGTGGATCTGGTGCTGCTGGACTTGCGGCTGCCCGATGGCTCCGGGCTCGACCTGCTGCGCAGGATCGGGGCGGCGAGCATCGGCACCGCCGTTGTCATGCTCTCCGGCGACCTGGATCGCCAGACGGTGCAAGAGGCGCTGGCGGCGGGCGCGGTGGGCTACGTCCCCAAGACCGAGCCTCGCGAAATCATTGCCGGCGCATTGGGCTTGGTGCTGGCGGGTGGCGTTTACGTGCCGCCGGTGGCCTTGCAGACAGCAGCGCGCACGTTCGACACCCGAGCGGCAACGCCCGAGGCGCTGGGCCTGACCGGGCGCCAACTCGAAGTACTGGCCCTGCTCATGCAGGGCAAGAACAACAAGCTGATCTGCCGTGCCCTGGGGCTCGCCGAGCCCACGGTGAAGAACCACGTCTCCGCCATCCTGCGGGCGCTGGGGGTGGACAGCCGCACCGAGGCCGTACTGGCCGTCACGCGCCTGGGGTGGGCGTTGCCTCAACCGCGCTGA